CTAAGCTTTGTCTCATGATCACGCGGTCAGTGTTGTTAGATTCCACGGTATAAATGCCAAATTGAGCGACTCTAGAGGCACTACCAGTGCCTTCAACTGCTGTTGCAGTTCTATTTATTTTGTGAAAGGCTGCACCAGCCCACACAAGTAATTTTTCTAAAGTATTAACTGTTGCTGGTAAATCGCTAGGGCTAAATGCAGACATATTGTGAAGATTTTTGATAAGTAATAAATCATTTTTATGCGGTAATTAAAAATCAGTAAATCTTCCAGTTTTATGTAAAACACGCATATCTTTATAAAACCAAAACCTTGTTGTACCTACGGTCTAGGGTAGGTACTGATAAGAGGATGGATTTTTATACCGGATTAACCAACATGGAGGGTAAAACCGGAAGTTGCAACCATAAACAGGGTAACAATCGCCCGTATCTGCACTGATTGTTAAGATTGTGTGAATTTTTAGCGATCGCCATTATCTTGATAGCGCGATCGCGTTTTCACATCAATGCCTTGTTTCCGCGATCGCATCCTCACAATTCTGGCTTGGCAAGTTGCTTGGCTTTGGCATAATCCAGCCGCCCAGACTTAAACTCAATCTGAAATTCTCTGCCATTATTTCGGAAACCAACAATCGCCACCAGTTCACCACCATACATTGCCAGCTTCCCTGTATTGGGTTTCCAATCGTCATCAGGTAATGGGAATAAGTCAGCTAGTTGTAATTTCGGCTTGGCGATCGCGTCACCAGCAACCCGAACACTAGCCTTTTTTGCAGATGAATATATTTTGACTACTTTGACTTGTTTACCCAGTGACCAAGACAAATAAACTTGGCCAATTTCAATACCTTTTTTAGCTGGTGGCGGTGCAATAAATTGCTGATCGGAGGTGATCGGCACTGATCGCCCGATCACCTCACGATCACCTTGCCGATCACCTCCAGAATCATTGCTCTGTAAAGCTTCTAGCGATTGGTGATCGGGTGATCGTGAAAATTGCTCTTCGTTTTTTGAAAAAGGAGATTTTTTCAGAAAATTTTCTGTACTTAGCCGATCACCAATCGCTGTATCAGTTGATGTATCTACATTCAAAAGGTGATCGGCGAGGTGATCGGCAGGTGATCGGAGGTGATCGGCTGATTTTTTTATACTTTCATCTGATAATAGCTGTGATTCATCAAGGGGAATAGTTTCAGCCGTCATACGTAAAGAATCGGAGGTGATCGGCAGGTGATCGGCAGGAAATTCACGATCAGCGACGATCACCTCACGATCACCTTCTATGTAGTAAAGGTTGTGCCTGCCAACCTTGCGGTCAACACTAATCAGCCCGTCAATTGCCAAGGAAGATAAACAGTTACGAATATGGCCAGAGGTAAAACCAACCTCATGCACTAATTCCTCAACTGAATATTTAACGTTGCGGTTGCGGTCAAAGAATTTTAAAAGCTTGTCCTTGGCTGACCTGTCAGCGCCCGTCTCGGTTTGGTTGGTTTCTTCGCCCAGGTAAGTGAATGACAAATCATCACCGGAGAAAATCATTCTGTATTTCTTCCCACTGGAGCGCGAGCGCGATTTATCAATTTCTAAGAATCTATCGTCGGGTGTTGCCTCTGGTGAATTGTCCTTAGTGATGCGCCAAACTTCACTTACAGCATTTCTGATGGCTGTACTTCCCCTCAGTCCACCTTCCTTGTTGGCATGGTGAATTATTAAAAACGTGCAGTTGTGCTGATTA
The sequence above is a segment of the Aulosira sp. FACHB-615 genome. Coding sequences within it:
- a CDS encoding glucose-6-phosphate dehydrogenase, translating into MSAFSPSDLPATVNTLEKLLVWAGAAFHKINRTATAVEGTGSASRVAQFGIYTVESNNTDRVIMRQSLVLDPDYAIDGKPIWENVTATSTDAIPSEFLA
- a CDS encoding AAA family ATPase, yielding MTQGIYRFPQFEPTPDGLPPENIEAEEAVLGALLLDEQAIYRVKDRLKVEHFYIDAHKDIYQACLRLHKKNQPVNTITVTTWLTDHKLLRRVGGRNKIATIIDRTVSSVNIDALATLVIEKSIRRDLLRLGNDFIHLGYNTEIELEEILDVVYKKTRTIVETPSIQTKEEYEFANYNRLIDQLKVINTTIPDPGFRLWKLQSLANECQPSLTVRFLDHLYTKTLASQCTSLMTYEELKIAAGKTVREWLLQGLVPKKTTIVLYSDGGLGKTKFIYGLGKALIQGKAWGDFHSTGSKRKILYYQGDETEADMYHALSAMGYDDSDVNEYVRTRMNWSFENIPQLIQDLNEFKPDFVVIDSLTHANRMSIYKESEVEYARPLLEITGLANQHNCTFLIIHHANKEGGLRGSTAIRNAVSEVWRITKDNSPEATPDDRFLEIDKSRSRSSGKKYRMIFSGDDLSFTYLGEETNQTETGADRSAKDKLLKFFDRNRNVKYSVEELVHEVGFTSGHIRNCLSSLAIDGLISVDRKVGRHNLYYIEGDREVIVADREFPADHLPITSDSLRMTAETIPLDESQLLSDESIKKSADHLRSPADHLADHLLNVDTSTDTAIGDRLSTENFLKKSPFSKNEEQFSRSPDHQSLEALQSNDSGGDRQGDREVIGRSVPITSDQQFIAPPPAKKGIEIGQVYLSWSLGKQVKVVKIYSSAKKASVRVAGDAIAKPKLQLADLFPLPDDDWKPNTGKLAMYGGELVAIVGFRNNGREFQIEFKSGRLDYAKAKQLAKPEL